TGGCGGCGGCCGATGACGCGCGCCTGCTGCTAGGCCGCGACCCCGAGCTGGCAAGCGAGCGCGGCCAGGCCGTGCGCCTGCTGGAAGCCCTGTTCGACTGGAAAAACGAACGCCCCTCAGCGGACTGAGGGGCGTCGAAAAAACTCGGCGAAGCTCGAGCGATCAGCCCGCGCTGCGGGCGATGCGCTCGACTTCCTTGCGCACCTGGGCCTCGACGATGGCCGGCAAGTTGGCGTCCAGCCAGTCCTTCAACATCGGGCGCAACATCTCGCGGACCATGGCCTCGACCGTGTTGCCGCTCATGAAGGGCATGTCGCCCGTGGCGGCGACAGGCGCCGGTTCCGGCTTCTGGAAGCTGGCGGCCAGGCCGGCGAAGGCCGAGGCGGCGCTGGCGGCGGCGCTTTCGCCGACCAGGGCGTCCGTCTCAGGCGCGACGGCGGGCGCAGGCTCAGGTGCCACGACAGGGGCCTCGACCGGGAAAGGTGCTGCGTCCGCGACTTCCAGATCGCCGATGGCCTCGGCGGCCGGGGCCTCATAAGGCTCCGTCAGCTCAAGAACGTCTTCCTCGGCGGCCGCGATCGGAGCGGGCTCGGGTTCGGGCGCAGGGGCAGGTTCCGGCTCGGGCGCAGCGGCGGTTTCCGCCGGGGCGTCGTCTTCAGAGATAATCCGGCGAATCGACGCCAGGATTTCTTCCATCGTGGGTTCCTGAGCGGAGTGGTCGGTCATGTCGGAGCCTTAAACCTCGGTGCTCGATCTCGGTGATCACCCGCTGAGCCGGAAAGGGCGCAGGGCGAACGGGCGCGGCCGATACAGACTCGCCTCGCCCCTGCCCTGTCGTCGCATCAACCTCGGCCGGAATCAACGGACGTTTTCGTCCGTCCGCGCGGGCGAGGCCTCAGCCTTGCGGCGCCGTGCGAACGACCTCGCCCTTCAACTGGCGGTCGACTGGCGCGTCTTCGGCGTCAGCAGCGGGCGTCACAGCCGGCGCAGCGACCCGGTCCAGCGTCTCCAGCAGGCCGTCCCACGGCAGAGCGCCGCGATTGCGGATGGCGTTGTAGTTGTCAGCCGGATCATAGGCGTCGATGGCCGGATCCAGATTGGGGCCGCCCAACCGCCCCATCGCCGCCAGCAACTGAGCCTGAGCCACATATTCATTGCGGCGCGCGCTGGCCAGGGCGACCTCGGCGCTACGCAGTTCCAGTTCGGCGTTCAGCACGTCCAGAGTGGTGCGCAGGCCGACCTGCGCTTCCTGGCGCACGCCCTCAGCGGCGACCGACGCGGCGCGGACGGCCTCCTGACCGGCGGCGACGCTGGACCTCGCCGAGGCGCTTTGAGCATAGGCCGAGCTGACCGCTTGCAGCACGGTGCGGCGCTGGCCCTCGACGTTGATCTGGGCGGCGTTGGCGCGCTCAAGAGCCTGCGCGACGCGCGACCGGTTCAGCCCGCCCGTGAACAGCGGCACCGAGACCGAAGCCCCGGCGGTGAAGCTGGTGCGGTCCGTCAGGTCAAAGCCGGACAGGTCGTTGGCCGCACCGCCGTAGGAGGCCGTCAGGCGCGCCGAAGGCAGATATTCCGATCGCGCGGCGGCCACGTTCGCCTCAGCCGCCTGCTGGGCGTAGAGGGCGGCCAGAACGCCGGGGTTTTCAGCCAGACCCACATCCATCGCCGCATCGAAATCCGACGGCAGACCCGGCAGGATCGGCAAGGCCTGAAGGTTGGACGGCGCCTGCCCCACCACGGCGGCGTAGGCCGCGCGCGAGACGGATAACTGCGCCTGAGCGCCGGCCAGGTCGGATTCGGATTGCGCCAGACGGGCTTCTGACTGAGCCACGTCGGTGCGGGTGATCTCGCCCACTTCAAAACGGGCGTTCGATTCGTCCAGCTGGCGGCGCAGGACCTGCAGGTTCTCCTGGCGGATACGCAGGATCTCCAGATCGCGCACGACATCGGCATAGGCCTGGACGACCGAAGTCATCACCTGCTGCTCGACCTGACGCAGGTTTTCACGGCCCGCCATGACGTTGGCCTCAGCAGCAGAAATGCCGTGCGACACCCGGCCCGCCGTCCAGATGTTCTGGCTCAGGCTGACGCTGGCGCTGGCGCCGTCGCTTTCGATCGTGCCGCCGCTGGTGGTGCTGCTGCCTGGCAGCGTGCCCGTGGCGTCCGGCACGCCGTCGCCGTTCGTATCGATCGGGATGGTCTGGCCGGGAATGGTCGTGGTCACGCGATCCGTGCGGGTGCGGCTGTAGTCGACGCCCGCTGAGGCGTTGATGGTCGGCCGCAGCCCGGCGCGCGCCTGAACAATGGATTCGTCCAGGGCGCGTTGATTGGCGCGTTGGGCCAGAAGGGACGGATTGGTCCGATAGGCCAGACCGATCGCTTCCTGAAGCGACTCGGCCAGAACCGGCGTCGCCCCCATCGTCAATGCGACCAGAGCGACCGAAGCGAGCGCGCGCGAGCGTTTCAACATGAACCTGTCCCTGCCTGACGCCCCCCGTTCGGCGCGCCTGTAGTGCCTTCTAACGGCGTAGTTGGCGGCTAGCCTCGCCCGACGCCAGTTAAGTTTTTTTCACGCAGCGCGATGCCTGTTCCGTCGCGAAGCAGGCGTTAAAGCGCAAACGCCGGCGCCGGCGTCATTTCCGGCAGCAGGTCAGGCGCCGCATCGAACAGTTCGCGGCGCGACACGCCTTCACGGCCGCGCACATAAAGAACCGCCGCGCCGCTGGCGCCGTCGCGCTCCACCACGGCCAGACGGCCGCCGGGACGCAGGGCCGCGATCCAGGAATCGGGCCGCTCGATCACCGCGCCTTCGCTGACGATCAGGTCATAACCTTCACCCTGCGGCTGGCTCAGCGGCGCGACCGCCGTCTCGACGCCGGCCTCGGCAAGGGCCGCGCCGACCACGTCGAACACGGCCGCATCTGATTCCTGAGCCGTCACCTGCAGGCCCATCTGCGCCAGCACGGCGGCGGCATAGGGGGCGGCGATGGCCAGCGCCTTCTCGCCCGAACGGGCGTCTAGCCCCTGCAGCAGCTTGGCCACATCGCGCGGCAGCATCAGGCGGCGACCATTCGCGATCTCCGGCTCGACGTCGGCATAGGCCGAGAAGGCGCGGTCAGGGGCGCAGAATCGCTCGCGCTGCACAGCGCCGATGGCGGCGTGCAGTTGGCGGTCGGTGACGTCGTTCACGCGGACTTGCGAGTCCAGCATCACCTTGCGGGCGGCGGCGAAATCCATAATCCGAAGTCCTTCAGGTCGGCTTAGGCGAAGAAATGTGACGCGCTTATAGGTCCGTGCGTTGCAGCGGACAATCCGATCTGATAGCTGACGGCCCTCGCGATGGCGGGGCCTCTGGAAACGGGGGCCACGGCCTGATGGCGGAGTGGTGACGCAGAGGACTGCAAATCCTTGCACCCGGGTTCGATTCCCGGTCAGGCCTCCATCGCGATGAAACATCGAGAAAGCCGTCCCTCGGGGCGGCTTTCTTGTTTTCAGCCTTCAGCCAACTTCGCCGTCGTGATGTGATGCAAGGCCACGGCGCTGGTGGCCGCCACGTTCAGCGAATCGAATCCTCCCGCCATGCGGATGCCGACGGGGCGGCAGCGCGCGATGATCTCCCCCGGCAAGCCCGGCCCCTCGCTGCCCAACAGAATCGCAGTGCGTGGCGCGGGCGCCAGCTCGGCCAGCGCCTGATCCGCCGACGGCGTCAGAGCCAGCACTTCGAATCCCCTGCCCTGCAGCAGGTCGATCATGCTCCCTGCCTCCAGCCCCGTCGCCATAGGCGTACGCAGGACCGCGCCGACCGAAACCCGGATCGCCTTGCGGTAAAACGGATCGCAACAGGTCGGGTCCAGCAGCACCGCCCCGGCTCCGAAGGCGGCGGCGTTACGAAACAGCCCGCCCATATTGTCGTGATTGCCGATTCCGCACGCCATCACGACCACGGCCCGCTCCGGCAGTCGATCCAGTAGAGCGCCCGGCTCGGCTGGGTTCGGCTTGCGGCCCAGGGCGAGGATGCCCCGGTGCAGATCAAACCCCGCCACCGCGTTTAGAACCGCTTGAGCCGCCACATGGACGGGCACGTCGGACGGAAGACGCTCCAGCACCTCTCTCAGCCCCTCCAGCCGCTTCTCGGCGATCAGCACCGACACAGGCGCGCACACCGACGCCCTGGACGCCAGGACGCGCAGAACCACCTCTCCCTCGGCGACGAACAGCCCCTGCCGCCCGGTCAGGTCGCGCTCTTTCACATCGCGAAAGGCGGCGACGCGGGGATCATCAGGATCGAAAACAGTGATCGGAGTCATGCTGACCCTTGTAGCGCAGGGCTTTGCGAAAAAATTTGGCGATTTCTGCGTTTTACCCGTTGCATGAATCGAAAAGGCGCTGCTATACGCCGGCCTCCCCCGAGGGGATGTTCCGCGGTAGCTCAGTGGTAGAGCAGCCGACTGTTAATCGGCTGGTCGTAGGTTCGAATCCTACCCGCGGAGCCACTCGGGGGATTGAAATCCCAAAACAATCTCACGACGAGACCGCAGCGCTCAAATGACGCCGCCGCCCCGTCTCCATGGATCCCCCTCCCTCCTCACCCCGCAACGCCGGTTGCGGTGACGAATCGCTGTTGGAGCCCGTGCTATAGGCGCTGCTTAGGACGACTCCGCTCCTCCCGAGGGACCTCATGGCGCGACAACCCAGGATCTCGGCCAGACTGTCCGCAGCCAACCTCGTCCATCTCGGGGCGCCTCGCCTGGCGGACCTGCTGATCGAGGCCGGCGCCGGGAACGCCAATCTCAAGCGCCGCCTTCGTCTTGAACTGGCGGCCGAGGCCGGTCCCGACCTCCTCGCCCTTGAGATCGACAAGCGCATCGCCGCCGTCTCCGTCGCCCGCACACGTGTATCCTGGCGCAAGCGCGGCGAACTGATCGATGATCTGAACACGCACCGCGACATGATCGTGGAGCGCCTGGCGCCCGAGGCACCCGGCGAGGCGCTCGCCGTCCTCATCCGCTGGTTCGACCTCTATCCTGGTCTGGCCGCCCGCGTGAAGGACACCAAGGGGGAACTCTCCGCCGCCTTCGAGGCCGCCGCGCCGGATCTCTTCGCTCTTGCCGAGACCGTAGACGATCATGCATTGCGCGACCTGATCGACGCTCTGGGCCGACGTCCGCAGGATTACGCGCGCTGGGTCTTAGCCGCCGGCGAGGCCCTCGGCCCGCTTACGGCGCGTCGGCTGCTGGCCAGTCTGGACGCTTCGGCCACGAAAACCCCGTCGGGCCGCAACCTGCTTCGCCGCCTGGCGGACAAGGCGGAGGACCTCGACCTCTGGCTCTCGCTCGTCACGCCGGAGCAGGCCGGGTCGCCCGACATCGCCGCCGACATCGCCCGCCGCCTCCTTGCCGCGGGACGGATTGCGGAAGCCCGCGCCGCCCTCGAAGGCGTCCTGAACCCTTCACTGCTGAATCGTCGCTGGACCTTCGGCCACAACCCGACAGACGGCGCCCCGCGCCTGACCCCGGCCTGGGAAGCCGCATCCATCGACGTGCTCGACGCCGAAGGACACCGCCAGGAGGCCCAGGATCTGCGCTGGAGCCTGTTTGAGCGCGACCTGTCGGCGCCCGTTCTTCGCGATTACCTTTCGCGACTGCCCGACTTCGATGATGTCGAAGCGCTGGACCTGGCGTTCGCCCACGCCGCGGCTCATCCGGACTTCGAGGCGGCCATGCGGCTGCTGATGGATTGGCCCGCCCACAGGGAGGCCGCGGCGCTCGTTCTGGCGCGTCCCCGTGAAGCCCGGCTGCCCCGACCACAGTCAGGCGACTGGAAGGCGCGCCTGGCCCAGCGTTATCCCGAGGCCGCCGAAGTCCTCACAAACCAGTCGCCTTCCCCGTCCCTGAAGAAGCTCCGGCGGCCCTCGGGCCATTGAGAATAGCCGGCAGAAAGGGTCGTTGCCGGTCTCGGCAAGAAGCCGCCTCGCTCGGCCAATCCTCACGCAGCGATTTGAGACACACTCAGAGGACCTCGAACAGCCCCGCCGCGCCCATGCCGCCGCCGACGCACATGGTGACGACGGCATAGCGCTCACCCCGGCGCGTGGCTTCGATCAGGGCGTGGCCGACCATGCGGGCGCCGCTCATGCCGTAGGGGTGGCCGATCGAAATGGCGCCGCCGTTGACGTTCAACCTGTCATCCGGAATGCCCAGACGGTCGCGGCAATACAGCACCTGGACCGCAAAAGCTTCGTTCAGTTCCCATAGGCCGATGTCGGAGACCTTGAGGCCGAAGCGCTCCAGGAGACGCGGCACGGCGAAGACGGGGCCTATGCCCATTTCGTCCGGTTCGGTGCCCGCCACGGCCATGCCGACGTAGCGACCGAGGGGCTGCAGACCGCGGCGCGCCGCCTCCCCTGCCTCCATCAGAACACAGGCCGAGGCCCCGTCTGACAGCTGGCTGGCGTTGCCCGCCGTGATGATGCCGCCCTCGATCACTGTGCGCAGGCCCTGCAAGCCCTCCAGCGTGGTGTCGGCGCGATTGCCCTCGTCCTTCTCCAGCGTGACGTCGCGATAGGAGACCTCGCCCGTGGCCTTGTACACGACCTTCATGCGGCTGGTCAGGGGCACGATCTCGTCGTCGAACTTGCCCGCGGCCTGGGCCGCCGCCGTGCGCTGCTGGGATTGCAGGCCATAAGCGTCGCACGCCTCGCGCCCGATGCCATAGCGCTGTGCCACCACCTCGGCGGTTTGCAGCATGGGCATATAGGCGTCCGGCGCCTGGGCCAAAACTGAAGGGTCCGTGCTGACCCGCAGGGCCGCGTCCTGGACCATGGAGATGCTTTCCACGCCGCCCGCCACGACGATGGGCATCTGGTCGGTGATGATCTGCTTGGCCGCCGTGGCTATGGCCATGAGGCCGGAGGCGCACTGCCGATCGATGGTCATACCCGCCACGCTGACGGGGAAGCCGGCCGCCAGCGCCGCCGTGCGGCCGATGGTGTGCTGCACGCCCTGCGGCAGCGCCGAGCCGATGATGCAGTCGTCGATCTCAGCCGGATCAATACCGGCGCGGGTGACGGCGGCCTTCAGCGCATGGGCCATCAGGGTCGGCGACGGGGTGTCGTTGAAGGCCCCACGATAGGCCCGGCCGATCGGGGTGCGGGCGGTCGAGACGATTACGGCTTCACGCATGGCGGGTCCTCACTTGGCAGGGGTGTTGAAGGCGGGCGAACAGGTTTCAGTCTGCGGCACGGATGGAGCAATCAATCCGATATTCCAGAACCACGCCAGGTCTCCGGCGGCTCGGAGGCGACAGACCACCTCTTCATGCAACTCGTAGCCATTCTGAGTTTTGACGCGCGCCGCAGGGCGGTCGTCGACGTGCAGATAGGCCTGGGCGTCGCCATAGGCGGGCCAGTCGCTCTCTCCCTCGGCCATGGGGCGGCCCGTCTTGACGAAGCTGGCCCAGTAGCGGGTCATAGTCTGGGACAGTCCGTCTTCGTCCGGGGTCGCAGGCGGGCGCGGCCAGTAGGCGGGCAGGCGATCGGCTGTCCCGAACACGTAAGGGATTTCCGAAGCGTGGAAGGCCCGCAGATTATGGGCCTCCTGGGCCGGGTAGCCGTGATCCCAATAGTAGAGATAGCTATTTAGCCCGACTTTCTGCTGTCCCTCGACCAGCCGTTCGGCGCTCCAGCCATACAGACCGTCGCGCGTGGCCGCCAACATGGAGGCGTCGAGGTCGTCCCCCGAATAGAGCTCAAGGAAGGGACCGGCCAGATCGCCATATTTGGCGCGGATCTCACGGATCCAGGCCTCCTGGCTCTCAGGCTTTGGCGGCAGGAGAATCCGCAGGGAGCGGATTTCACCCTCATTGAAGCCCGCCAGAACCGGCGTCTTGGCCTGTTCGCCCGCGTCGATGGCGTCGATCACCTGCTTAGGCAGGATGTGGCCGTCCACGGTCCCCATGGGGAAATAGCCGGTCGCCGGCAGCTTGGCCAAAATCTCGTCGGCAGAGAGGGCGCGAAGCTCGTCAGCCGTCTGGGCCCCAAGCGCCGTGGCCACGGTCGTCCCCGCCAGCTCAGAGTCCGGCCAGCCGACATAGGGCGTGTCTCGCAACACAGGCGAGGTGATCATATAGGGGCTCTGAGCGATGGCGCCGTGGAACAGCCCCTCAGCCCTGGGCGAGGTCATCAGGTACATGACGCTGAGCGCGCCCGCGCTCTCGCCCGCGATGGTGACGCGACCGGCGTCCCCGCCAAAGGCGGCGATGTTGTCCCTCACCCACTCCAGGGCCGCGATCTGGTCCAACAGGCCATAGTTGCCCGAGATGTTCTCAGGCGTCTCGGCGCTCAGAGCCGGATGGGCCAGCCAGCCGAACAGGCCGAGGCGATAGTTGATGGTAACGACGACCAGCCCCTCGCGAGCCAAGGCGGCGCCGTCGTAAAAGGGCTCGTGCCCCGCCCCCATGCTCAGCGACCCGCCATGGATCCAGACCATGACCGGCAGGTCCTTGGCGCCCTCGGGCGCCCACACATTGAGGTAAAGGCAGTCCTCGCTGATGGCTTCATAGTCCGCGACCGGCGTCTTGGCCTGCATGCACGCCGCGTCGAAGCGCGTGGCGTCCTGCACCCCGTTCCACGCCTCCACCGGCTGAGGCGCGCGCCATCGCAAGTCGCCGACGGGCGGTTTTGCGAAGGGAACGCCCTTGAACACGGCAAGGCGACCCTCGACCTGACCCCTGACCTGACCGGCCGTGGTCATCGCCACCGGCGAACCGGCCAGGGCCGTCGCCGGCAGCAGGGCCAGCGACAACACCCCCGCGACAAGGAAAAATCGAAGACTGCTCATCTGCATCCTCAGATACCGGGGCCGAAACCGGCCTTGCCCAGTTCCAGCTTCGACTGGTCAAAGGCTTGATGGGGGACGATATCGTTGGCCGGGTCGATCAGCTCGTCGAACCGTTCGACCAGGATCTCAGCGATATCGTCGGCATCGGCAGGCACGTGGATGCCGCGCGTCATAGAGATGCGGGCGGCCTCGAAGCTCTTGGCTCCGGCGCAGATGATGGTGCGGTTGGGGGCATCGGCGTGCACAAGCGCCAGCACGGCCGGCGAAACGAACTCTGGCCGGATCAGGTCCACCGTCTCCTGAGGCATCAGGCCTTCCATCATCTGCGTGGCGGCGGTCGGCGCCAGCGCATTGACGCGGATGTTGTAGCGCTCGCCTTCCAGGCCCAGCGTCTGCATGAAGCCGACCACGGCCATCTTGGCGGCGCTGTAGTTGGCCTGGCCAAAATTGCCGAAGATGCCCGACGACGAGCTGGTCATGACGATCCGGCCATAGTTCTGGGCCCGCATGATCTCCCAGACCGCCTTGGTCGGAATAACCGAACCCATGACATGCACATCCAGGATCAGGCGGAACGAGTCGAGGTCCATCTTGCCGAAGCTCTTGTCGCGCAGGATGCCGGCGTTGTTCACCAGAATATCGATCCGGCCCCACTGTTCATGGGCCGTCTTGACCATGGCGTTGATGAAGGCCTCGTCCGTGACGGAGCCGATGGCGGCCATGGCCTCGCCGCCGGCGGCCTTGATCTCGGCCACGACCGCGTCTGCGCCGGCGCCCATGTCGTTGACGACCACCTTGGCCCCGCGCTTGGCCAACAGCAGGGCGTGGGAGCGACCCAGGCCGCCGCCGGCGCCGGTCACAATGGCTACCTGGCCGTCAAGTCTGATCATGAGCGTTCTCCATTGTCGTAAAGCGGCCAGCCAGGCCCCCCGTCCCGGCTGGCCGCGCCGTCACTCGGCGCCGGCCTTGCGGGCGTCCAGAGCGGCGATGATTTCCGCGTGGCGCTTGCGTGTCAGGCGGTAGCCAAACAGGAACAGCGGCGCGAGGAAGGCGATCAGGGCAGGCAGCGGGCCGGACGCCAGCGCCAGCTTGGTCAGGACCTCGCTGGGGATCACCAGATCCGGACGCGAAGCGATGTCCGTGGGGAAGCGGATCAAGTCCAGCGCCACGCCGGCGATCAGGCCCCCGACGCCCGAGGCCGCCTTGAACGCCAGCGTCAGACCCGAGAAGAACAGCCCTTCGCGGCGCACGCCGAACAGATACTCATGCTCGTCTGCGGTGTCGGCCATCATCGACTGGAAGCCGACGCCGCCGACCATGATGGCCGTGCCCATGAGCATGCCGTTGATCAGCAGCACGATCGCCGCTGCGTCCGGCGTCAGTTTCACCGGCGACAAGACTTGGTAAAGCGGCGGCCAGAACAGCAGCACCGCAATGGCGAAATAGGCGATCAGCGAAAGGGTGCGCTTTTCCATGCGGCGCAGGATCAGCTTGCTGAGCGGCGCCCCCAGCACCGGCCCCAGACAGGCGCTCAGCAGGATGATCTGGATCGCCGTCGTATCCAGCCCCCAGAAGTAGCGGCTTGAATGCAGGGCCAGCGACGAGTGGGTCGAATAAGCCAGAAAATACAGCAGCACCGTTCCGAACAGCAGCATGAAGGAGCGGTTGCGCTTCAACTCCTTCATCTCGCGGAAGAAGCCCAGCAGCAGGTTTTCCTTGCTCTCCTCCGGCCCATGCAGGCGGGGCTGAACCGACCAGACCGAACGAATGGCGATCATGCCCGCAAGGAACATGGCGAAGGCGCATGTCCAGCCGAAGGGACCATAGTTTTCGCGCTCCAACATCCCCGTGGCGCCGGACATGAAGACGCCCAGACCCAGGACCACGCCGAGCAGGATGCCGGCGTTCTGGAACGACAGGCGATAGGCCACGATGCTGGCCCGCTCCGTATGGTTGTCGGTCACCTCGGCGCCGACGGCCGTATAGGGCAGCACGAAACCCGACAGCGAGACCCGCAGCACCACCAGACAGACGGTGGCGTAGATGAACTGCGCCGCTCCGGTCAGGCTTTCGGGCATGGAGAACAGCAGGCCGAACGACAGGACGAAGGGGATCAGGCCCAGCGCCATGAAGGGGACCCGGCGGCCATAGCGGGATTTCAGCCGGTCGCTGGCCAGGCCGATGGCCGGATCGGCCACCCCGTCCACCAGCAGAGCGATCATCTTGGCCAGCCCGGCCATGGTGCCGCTCATGCCGCAGACGGCCGTGAGGAAGAACAGCAGGAAGAAGCCGAAGCCAGCGACGACAATGCCGTCGGCCAAGGCTCCCGAACCGTAGGTGAGTTTGAACACGCGTTTGAGAGGCTGGCTACGCAGCGCCGCCCGTGTCGCTGGATTACTGGTGTGACTCATGCCGCTCCCCACATGCTTTCGCCCCGAACTCCACGGCCAGATCAGGCCGAGCGCCCGGCCTCGTTGAGTGCGCCATAGATGCCTTGCTGGAACACCGGCAGGGCCTTGCGCCCGGCGGCGCCGCGCCCCGTGGCGATCGTCGAGCCGCTGTTGGCGGAAACCGGCACCTGGTGCTGGATCAGGAAGATCATCACCATGTCGTTGGCCGGATCGGCCTGCCACCACGTGCCGAACACGCCCGGCCAGGTGAAGCTGCCGACTTCGCCGTAGCCATAGGGGTTGTCGGTCAGATCCTCGGTGATCGCCAGACCCAGGCCGAAGCCGGACTTGGTCCACAGGTCCATGCCCGCGAACGGATACTTGCGCTGTTCCGGCGTCAGGCGGTTGGTCAGCATCAGCTTGACCGTCTCAGGCTTGAGCAGACGAACGCCGTCCAGCTCGCCGCTGTTCAGCAGCATGCGAGCGAAGCGGTGATAATCCGGTGCGGTCGTCACCAGTCCGCCGCCCGCAGGCGTATATTCGGGCGGGGCGTCGAAGACCGGGATGTCCACCCGGGCCAGTCCATCCACACCCTCCCGATAGGCATAGAGGCTGGCCAGACGATCCAGCTTGTCTTTCGGCAGCCAGAAGTCGGTGTCCATCATCCCCAGCGGATGCAGCACCTTCTCCAGCACGGCCTCGCGCACCGGAACGCCAAGGACGCGGCCGATCAGGAAGCCGAGAACCTCAGTCGAGTGCCCATAGTGGAAATGGTGCCCCGGCTGGCACGACAGCGGCAACGTCCCCAGCCCCGCCAGCCATTCATCGACCGACTTCTCATTGATGCCGGGATCCCCCAGCGCCGCGTTGTAGGCCGCCTGGATGGGCCCTTCGGAGAAGGGCGCATAGGCCAGTCCCGACCGGTGGGTCAGAAGGTCCTCGACCGTGATGTCGCGGTGAGCCGGCTCGGTCTGGTCCAGCGGCCCCGCCGGGTCGAGCAGAACCTGACGATTGGCCAGCTCGGGGATCCAGCGCGTGACCGGATCCTCGAGCGCCATCCGCCCGTCCTCGACCAGCATCATGGCCAGGACCGAGGTCACCGGCTTGCTCATCGAGGCGATGCGGAACTGGCTGTCCGGACGCATCGGCTTTTCAGCCTCGCGGTCCTGCCAGCCGATCTGCTCCTCATAGAAGACCTGCCCGTTACGCGAGGCCAGCGCCACCATCCCGGCCAGTTCGTCGCGATCGACGAAGGCCTGCAGTTTCGGGCGAATAGCCTTCAGGGCTTCCGGATCAAAGCCCAGAGACCGGGCCAGTGCTTCATGACTCATCACGCCACCACAGGTCGCTTCTTAGAACTTCTTGCGCAGGTTCAGCGCAACGAAACGACCGATGGGGTTGTAGGCCCCGCCGATGCCGTCGGTGGCGGGGAAGTATGGCGGGGTCTCGTCCAGCAGGTCATTGACCTGGAGCGAAGCCGTCATGCCTTGCGACCAGCCGGCGTCGGGCAGCGTCCAGGACACGCGCAGGTCGACCGTCACGTACGGCGACGAAGTGTACTGGGCCACGCCGGTCGGGGTGGCGTAGTTGTTGGTGTATTCGCCGCGGAAGTTGACGAAGCTCGCCACGCTCCAGGCGCCCACGTCGGCGCCAAGGGTGAAGCG
Above is a window of Brevundimonas naejangsanensis DNA encoding:
- a CDS encoding SDR family NAD(P)-dependent oxidoreductase, with protein sequence MIRLDGQVAIVTGAGGGLGRSHALLLAKRGAKVVVNDMGAGADAVVAEIKAAGGEAMAAIGSVTDEAFINAMVKTAHEQWGRIDILVNNAGILRDKSFGKMDLDSFRLILDVHVMGSVIPTKAVWEIMRAQNYGRIVMTSSSSGIFGNFGQANYSAAKMAVVGFMQTLGLEGERYNIRVNALAPTAATQMMEGLMPQETVDLIRPEFVSPAVLALVHADAPNRTIICAGAKSFEAARISMTRGIHVPADADDIAEILVERFDELIDPANDIVPHQAFDQSKLELGKAGFGPGI
- a CDS encoding MFS transporter is translated as MSHTSNPATRAALRSQPLKRVFKLTYGSGALADGIVVAGFGFFLLFFLTAVCGMSGTMAGLAKMIALLVDGVADPAIGLASDRLKSRYGRRVPFMALGLIPFVLSFGLLFSMPESLTGAAQFIYATVCLVVLRVSLSGFVLPYTAVGAEVTDNHTERASIVAYRLSFQNAGILLGVVLGLGVFMSGATGMLERENYGPFGWTCAFAMFLAGMIAIRSVWSVQPRLHGPEESKENLLLGFFREMKELKRNRSFMLLFGTVLLYFLAYSTHSSLALHSSRYFWGLDTTAIQIILLSACLGPVLGAPLSKLILRRMEKRTLSLIAYFAIAVLLFWPPLYQVLSPVKLTPDAAAIVLLINGMLMGTAIMVGGVGFQSMMADTADEHEYLFGVRREGLFFSGLTLAFKAASGVGGLIAGVALDLIRFPTDIASRPDLVIPSEVLTKLALASGPLPALIAFLAPLFLFGYRLTRKRHAEIIAALDARKAGAE
- a CDS encoding serine hydrolase domain-containing protein, coding for MSHEALARSLGFDPEALKAIRPKLQAFVDRDELAGMVALASRNGQVFYEEQIGWQDREAEKPMRPDSQFRIASMSKPVTSVLAMMLVEDGRMALEDPVTRWIPELANRQVLLDPAGPLDQTEPAHRDITVEDLLTHRSGLAYAPFSEGPIQAAYNAALGDPGINEKSVDEWLAGLGTLPLSCQPGHHFHYGHSTEVLGFLIGRVLGVPVREAVLEKVLHPLGMMDTDFWLPKDKLDRLASLYAYREGVDGLARVDIPVFDAPPEYTPAGGGLVTTAPDYHRFARMLLNSGELDGVRLLKPETVKLMLTNRLTPEQRKYPFAGMDLWTKSGFGLGLAITEDLTDNPYGYGEVGSFTWPGVFGTWWQADPANDMVMIFLIQHQVPVSANSGSTIATGRGAAGRKALPVFQQGIYGALNEAGRSA